In the Struthio camelus isolate bStrCam1 chromosome 16, bStrCam1.hap1, whole genome shotgun sequence genome, TGGCCAAGGCCCTCAACGTGCCCCGGCTCTtcgtgcagctgctgctggcgctgcccCGCCACCTGCGCCGGGGCGAGCTGGAGCGCTTGGTGGAGTACGTCGCCAGCGAGACCTCCCCGGCGGACGTCAGCTTCTTCCTGGACGTGTGGTGGGAGGTGATGAAGCacaaggaggagcaggaggacggGACGGCCTCGACGTTCAGCGCTCTCATCCGTCAGCACGGGTCCGAGTCCTCTCCGGACGACGGGCTCCAGCCCCCCAAGAGGTTCAAGAGCGACCCTGTCTCTGTGACTGGCCCGCCGGCTGCCGCCAGCCTGCTCGTGGTCCTGATAGAGGGGCTGAAACAGACCTACAGGAGCATCACCCTGCCCCGCATGAGGTGCTACGCCTTGGCCAACCTGGCGGAGCTGCTCTCTGTGTTCACCGAGCTGGAGCCAGAGGGCAGGTCCCTCCCCGTTGCTGAGTACCTGGACAAGGTCAGCTCCGTGGTCAGCCTCTGGAACAGCGATGCTGAAAGCCGGTACCACCGGAGAGGGCTGGACGAGAAAGTGAGGGAGGCTGAGAGAAGCATGAGCCTCTTGTCCGTCGTCAAGCTCTCTGACGAGGAGCTCTTTGCTGGCTTGGACTTTCTCCGCACCTTGCTGCAtgcctggggagaggagctgcagggcACTCTGAACAACTCTGAGGAGCTCTGCTATGAGAGCTACCGGCTCCTTGATACGCTTACCACCCTCAGAAAGAACCTGGTTTGCTTCTCAGAGACTAGAGACCTGAGCGAGGACGAGAAGTCCGTAGTGCTAGAGCTGACACAGATCATCGGGGACTTTCTCAAGAAGATCAGCACCAGTCTGAAGAGCAAGGATTCAGACACCAGCCTTGTCTCTTCAGTTGCCATGACAATCATTGAGCGGAAGCTGGACCGGCACGTGGAGATGTGCTCCGTTTTTGCTTCTGAACAGACCTGGGCCTTTTCAAAGGACTGGGTTGACTGccttgtgaaaaacaaaactctcTTCCAGAAACCAGAGCTAGTTTTGAAATTGCTGGATACTGTGGTGAACTTTACTGTGTCCTCCCAAGACAGGGAGGCCCGAGAGTTGCAGATGCAAGTGACCAGAGCCATCCTGGAGTGTTACACTGAGCTTTCATTAACTGACAAGAATGAAGTCCTCTCAGGTGTCCTGGCTTCCTGGGGTGGTCCGGGTCTGTCCCTGAACTTGCAGGTTGTCATGGAGGGATTCCAGGAGGATCTGAATGTGACGTTCAACCAGATAACGCAGAGCGTGTCCGATCAAGGCCTGTCCAGGGCTGTGGCTTCTGTGGCCAGGCTCACTCTGCTGTACCCTGAGGCCACCGTGAAGAAGGTTTGTAATCTTGCTGTTGTCAACCTAGGAACACACCAGTTCCTTGCCCAAAtcctctgctccttcccagcaCTGAGCTTCCTGGAGACCCACGATGATCCAGGCAGGCCACGCAGTCTGATAGTGAGGTGTCTGAAGGAGGCGGTATGGGGGAAGCTTTCCACAGCGAGAGAAGAGGAACAGTTTCTTGAGTTCTTGGCCTTTCTCATGCagccaagctcagcagctccact is a window encoding:
- the GEMIN4 gene encoding gem-associated protein 4, whose product is MEAGPWGVCEEMAILHGGFLLAAKLFQPRPLRELRKADWPLVGPPIADALREIGARRPAPPRPGLWKKQAVAIVWAKVLLPGPPPASLDRGWREDAFFSVGRMIPDVNHTVLFELAKALNVPRLFVQLLLALPRHLRRGELERLVEYVASETSPADVSFFLDVWWEVMKHKEEQEDGTASTFSALIRQHGSESSPDDGLQPPKRFKSDPVSVTGPPAAASLLVVLIEGLKQTYRSITLPRMRCYALANLAELLSVFTELEPEGRSLPVAEYLDKVSSVVSLWNSDAESRYHRRGLDEKVREAERSMSLLSVVKLSDEELFAGLDFLRTLLHAWGEELQGTLNNSEELCYESYRLLDTLTTLRKNLVCFSETRDLSEDEKSVVLELTQIIGDFLKKISTSLKSKDSDTSLVSSVAMTIIERKLDRHVEMCSVFASEQTWAFSKDWVDCLVKNKTLFQKPELVLKLLDTVVNFTVSSQDREARELQMQVTRAILECYTELSLTDKNEVLSGVLASWGGPGLSLNLQVVMEGFQEDLNVTFNQITQSVSDQGLSRAVASVARLTLLYPEATVKKVCNLAVVNLGTHQFLAQILCSFPALSFLETHDDPGRPRSLIVRCLKEAVWGKLSTAREEEQFLEFLAFLMQPSSAAPLVSPAEVTKAFILPCLKSDCAQIELSLQILSKVLGMQSYPEEHWIKSCYPFPLLLSLCKLLDGYTRYWHRPRDQHFPSLETKDLVVNTLSQLCEVVRPEAAPSPEVWVQSLAWLHRKLASLDWTVGLHLKKLYGDHFKNEVPETLFEICKLPEDEWTSRPLPAYGPGSGLLAWMECCCVSTALRETMLTLLTVNVDNPEEVNLFSKGFLVALIQVLPWCSLSEWKRLAHVVQSLLQRQVLHVPYTLEYVQYMPLLNLRPFAHYLQFSVLFLRGFQLLCSSSCSTWLPAEAWLHVVQLYCSSLTDLLGSIKSTTVPPVPPAEDMNPTQEVSFVCIQMFCHVLHVAAMLPDNGCGEPLVVVALEVLSQYEAFSAADMSPSNALRRANERHFLECITDNVGDKALRSTLLQKLSKLGA